The DNA segment TCACCTTTGTTAGTCCAGTCTCTTCCATACTCCAATCCCATAGCTTCTGAGCAAGTTCATCGTCAGCTGCACGCTTTGAGATGTACGCTGGTTGTTCTTTTATAAAATATTTTCCTGTTACACCGTCTAGTTCGGAACTTGTAGCAAGATAAACAGCTGTTTTTGAACCTTGCTCGGGAGTAAGAAAAAACGGCTTAAGCATACGATGAATCGTCTTTCCGAATCCTGTATCCCGGTTCACTCCTAGATTTGTTGCAACGGCCCCCGGGTGGAGAGCATTTACAGTCACACTTGTGCCTAACAATTCTTTTGCTAGCTTTCTAGCAAACAAAACATTGGCTAGCTTAGATTGTCCATACCCCTTCATCACATTAAATCCTGAATGTAATTGAAGATTATTAAAGTCAAGCTTGCCCCATTTGTGTGCACCTGATGAAACGATGACGATTCGACCATCAGAGGACTCTTTGATTCTTCCAAGCAATAATTGAATCAGTAAAAAATGTCCAAGGTGATTGACACCTAACATTGATTCATAGCCATCTGCCGTCTCCTGTCGTTTTGTTGAGACAACACCTGCATTAGCCACAAACATATCTAACGGTTGCTGGGATTCCAGAAATCGTTTTGCATACGAGCGAATATCATCGAATGAAGCAAGGTCACATAGCTGCAATTCAACCGAACCCTTTGTCAGCTGCTGCTCCGCTTTTTTTAAGGCTTCTTTCCCGCGTTCCTCATTTCTACAGAGCATGATGACATGTATGTCTTGATTCGCAATGGCCACAGATGTAGCCAGTCCCATTCCAGAATTTGCACCGGTAACAATGGCTACTTTTCTATTCATAACAACCACATCCTTTTTAACCTCTCATTATCCGTCTATCTTACATTAGATACACTGTTATTGAATACAATAGTTGTTCTTTTTGAACGGTTTATCTATAAAAGAGATATGTATAACATTGGGAAATACAAAAGGTATATATATTTGTTAATAAATGGACGATATACTATAGGTGAAGGAGGGTTTGTTATGAAGGCTTTGATACCCGCTGAAGAAGTGGGGGTACAATGTGTAGATTGGTATAGATGTATTGTAGCCCAAGATTACGAGAAAGCGGATGCTTTACGAGTAAAAGCAAAAAAGTCTATTCAGAATATGCAACCAGATGACAAGGTAATCGCTTATTATTCGCTTGTAGAATACCGTCACAACTTAATGAGAAAAAACCTGGATAGTCAGTTAGACGAAAAAAAGTTAAAAGAGATCGGACAGATGGATCCCTTACTCAAGTTTTACTATTATTTTATGTCAGGACTTGGCGAGTTCTACAAAGCACATTATAAAGCGGCGATAAAGCTTTATATTAAAGCAGAGTCACTACTGGAGCATGTTGCAGATCCTTATGAACAGGCAGAATTCTTTCAACGTATCGGAGAAGGGTATTACCGTATTTATCAATATACCTTTGCTGAATCATATTTTGAAAGAGCTCTAGAAATCTTTAAGTCAGAACCAGATTATAAAGAAAAAGAATTAGATAATCGTCACTTACTTGCAGCAATCACGTCTGAAAGAAATCAGGAGAAAAAAGCAGAAGAACAATATATAAAACTAATTAAGATGGCTGAGGGTTATTCGGCGCCTTTAGCGTTAATTTATCAAGGATTTGCCTTCCATTATTTAAGAAATAATCACCAAATCCAGGCAAAAGAGTGTATAATGAAAGCGTTAGATTCTCCTGGTCATTCATCTACCATTAATGGGATGAAGAGTAAAGGTGAGCTTGCTTTTATCTATCTACGTATGGATAAAATGGATCAAGCCCTTCCTTTACTAGAAGAGGTTGAGTCTGAAGCGGACAAGGTTAAAGATCTTGAATATCAATTGCGCTGCTTCATCAATCGTCATTTATATGTTGAGTTCAACCAGGATAAAGTAGACGATGCCATTAAGCGGATGGAAGAAGCAGAATTATATTTTGACGCAATCGAAGTCTGCCAGGACGTCTCTCGGTTTTATGAAAACCAACAGAACTATGCTAAAGCCTTGCATTACATGAAACGTGCTTTTCACTTAAAAGGTTTCCAATTTTCAATTGGGGGTGAAGTTGCAGAATGAAAAAACAATTAACCGTTTTAGCATTGGCCATTTTGATTTGCATATCTGGTCCATTTACATTGTCCGAAGGCCCTACTGATGTTGTAACACCACAAGGACAAGCCAATACAGGAAGATAACTAGAAAGATGATTCTCCTAAGAGGATCATCTTTTTTTAATTTGAAGGCCTCATTGTTATAGAATGTTCTCCTCTCTTTTTTTGAATAATTATTCATTTTAATGTAATCTTATAAGTTGTAAAAGAAGGAGAATTCATATGGAAAACAACAACACATTAAATGATCATAAACATGTTTTAGCATTTATTATTCCATCTTTAATTGGAGCATTACTTTTCTTAATCCCTTTACCAATAGGCACGGACGGGCAATGGACAGTTCTCATTGCATTTCTATCTAGTAATCTAGAATTATTTGTAAGTGGTGTAATTAACGAGATCTTAGCTATGATCTTGGTTCAATCGAGCGTCGGCGCACTAATTGGAGTAGGAACGGGTCTGGAAAGCAGTACCTCAATTTCACTTCTGGGATTGCAGTGACAAATGTAGGACACAGACATCCAAAGGTTGTTGCTGCAATCAAGGAAATCAAGGATGCGGCCGATTACCTTACTCATGGGCCAATCGGTGTGATTCAATATGAATCCATTTTAAAACTAGCTGATGAACTAGCTGAGATTATGCCTGGGGATCTTGATTGCTTTTTCTTTGGAAATAGTGGGACAGAGGCAATTGAAGGTGCATTAAAGCTTGCACGTCATGTGACAAAGAAACCCTTTGTCGTTTCATTTATTGGGGGATTCCATGGTAGAACGCTTGGATCAATGGCTGTAAGTAAATCAAAAAGCAAATATCGTTCTCATCAACATGTAAGTGGAACGTACCAATTGCCTTATTACCAACCTGGTGACTCAGAGAAAGAAGCGATTCAGAAATTGGATATCGCAGCTGAACAATTGTTTGCACATCAAGTGCTACCAAGTGAAGTTGCTTTATGATTTTAGAGCCTGTTCTTGGTGAAGGGGGTTATATTATTCCTCCAAAATCATGGCTACAGCGTATTCGTCAAATTTGCGATGAGCATGGGATACTTTTAATTTTTGATGAAGTACAAACGGGTTTCGGTCGCACGGGTGAGTGGTTTGCCTCCCAAAGCCTTGAAGTCGTTTCGGACATTATGGCGGTCGCTAAGGGCATTGCATCAGGAATACCACTTAGTGCAACCGTGGCTAATCATAAGCTTATGCAACAATGGCCACTAGGTTCACATGCGACTACCTTTGGTGGAACTCCACTTGGTTGTGCTGCAGCCCTTGCTACAATTGAAGTCATCAAGGAAGAAAAATTACTTGAGAATACAAAGGTTGTAGGTGCTTATGCACGTGAGCAGCTAGAGGAATTACAAATGAAATATAAACGGATTGGAAATGTTCGCTCGATCGGATTAATGATTGGCATTGAAATTGTTGATCCTGATACTGGTTAGGGTGATGGACAAGCGGCGATGGAAATCCTAGATCTTGCATTACATGAAGGAGTTCTCTTTTATTTTAGTGGCAAGCACGGAGAGGTCATTCGCATGATCCCGCCACTAACGGTTACAAAGGAACAAATTGATGAAGGATTAGCTGGTCTTGAGAGAGCTATTAAAGCGTTTGAAAAGAATTGAAATAAAGAAGCTAGATTAATCTTCAATAAAGAATAGACAGGTATCTTAGAATTTGCTTAGATGCCTGTCTACTTTTTTGTGGGCTTCATCTTAATTTAGAATAGATGAAATCCCTTTATTTAGTTCATAAAAGATGTTTTGACCCATATTCATTTCTGACAACTCTATATCCTTTAATATAACAGCAAACGGAATAGATTCTCCAGTTTCATCGGTGACTCTTATTTCTAATTCACTAATTCCTGCTATAGGTAATTGGAATGTCGTATCTTCTGTCTCATAATTATCTGAAAGGAAACTTATGCTATATATTTCTTCTTCAGTAGCGATAAATGAAAGATCTATTCTCTCCGGTAATTTATCCATATTTGCTAAAGTAGCGCTTCCCCTTAGTTCATCATAATGAGTATCTAAGAACTCAATTGTTGCTATGTTTTCTGTGAATCGATAATGGTCTTCTAATTTAAGATTGAAGTGAAGGTCAGGTGCTTCGCTTAACGGAATATAAGGACCTTCTCTTTCAAGATAATCGTTAAACGTAGAAACTAAAGATATTGTTAAAAGAGAGGTAACAACTGCTGAAATAAAGATTTTTATCGTGTCTTTACTCGTTCGTTTGTGGTGTTTAGGAATGATTCGTTGTGATAAGTATCCGATGCTCGCTCCTAAGGTATTTATAATAATATCATTGATATCAAAAGCTCCAAGTCCTGACAGTAATTGTACGAGTTCAACGATTGTAATAGATAGGATGAATAAAAGAATAAACTTACTATATGTCGATCGAAACAAAAGAGGAATCATCACTCCAAAAGGAATGAATGCTAAAAAATTACCCATATTAAATAGCCATATAAAAAAAGTAGATCCATTAGGGAAAGCTAAAGGAATCGGTTCTAAAAACAAATTGTAACTCATCGAACGACTTAGATTTAATCTCCCAAATCCAAAAAATAGAAAATAGAGTGTTAAAAGTAGATAAAAGAAAAGAAACAGCACCATCCAATTGCGTTTTATAGTAGTAGTCATGTTTTCTCCTTAAACTTATATTTATCCATAAGTCTAATTGGTAAAGGTGACTCAATCGTGACACAAGAGTGTCAATCTAGTCACTTACTGATATGTTCTTATAATTACTTAATCGGTTTTAAAGTCCGTTCCAGTACGATAAAAGAGCAAAATAAAAAAACAGGCAGTCACCTGTTTTTTTATCTTATATGACGGGTTCAATTATTTCATGAACTTCCCAGTGTAGTCGTTCGTTTGTGACTCAGTTTAATTTCTTCGCTAGCAAAGATGCTTCAGAGAAGGTATTAAAGGTTTTATCCAATTGACTGCTTGAGTCCTTTAAGGTCTCCGTTGAACCATCAACGTTTCTTGTTAAAGAAAACATTCGGTCAACTCCAATTATAGCTATGCGTTAGCTATAGTTGCATCCTCTCATATATAACTACATTTTTAAACCCATGCGATAAATTAAGACAAATTCTTTATTTGATTAAATATTGAGCTGAAGCAAATGCTTCAGTTCTTTTTGTAGGTACTTGTAAAAACATGTTTATATCTAACTTAAATGGGATAAGGAAATAAGTCCTGTTGGAAAAAACCAGTGAAATCATACTCATTCCTCATGCAATGGTCAATTGTAGCCTTCACAATAAAAAGAGCGAGATTTGTGGAAAGGAGTGGAAGGATGAAGCAATTTCAGGATGCGTATGATTTGGAACGGTTTTCAAAATCAGAAGAGGAATTCGAAGCTTTTTACAAAGATGATTTGCATCATTTAGCTGAGGAATTAGAGGAGAAACGGCTGCAGTTGCTTCGTGCCCATCGACGTCCGTATTGGATCCTACTGATGCTGACGATTGCAGCAGCGGTCTATATCTATTATTTCTTGGAATGGACGTACTTCTTGGCTATTCCTGGAGCGTGGATCTTCTACTGTCTGTTCTTTGGCATCAGCAAAGAAATGAAATTTCAGAAAGAAGAACGTCTGCTCAAGAGTCAGATCAAAGAAGAGCTACTAAAGAAAACGATCCATTTTATGAACCCGAATTTTGTGTATAAACCAACCTATTTTGTCGCTTCCAAGCATTTTGTCGATGCGCATATTTTTGCAGATGCGTTTGATTATTATGGAGGAAACGATTTTGTTGAAGGCGATGTCGGGGAGGGGAATGAACGGACACGTCTCTTTTTCTCGGAGGTCACAGCCGACAAATTAGTGACATATGAACACCGCAAGCGAGTACGCCGTTGGAGAGAGGCCGCTTTTCAAGGGTTGTTTTTTGTCGCTGATTTTAACAAGGAGTTTGAGGGTCTCACAACCATCGTACCTAAGGAAAGAAGACCAAGCTGGTTCTCCAGATTTTTCACAAAGCGTGATGAAGAGATTTTAAAAGAGATGGAGACGATGGACCTCGAGTTTGATAAGACATTCACAGTGAAAACAACAGATGAAACAAAGGCCAGGTATATTTTAACGCCAGCTTTTAAAAAAAGACTCATGGAGTTTGCAAGTCAACAGCGTTCGAACAAATCGAATGCAAAATACCGGAAAAAAGAAGCGGCAAGGCAAGGGATGAATCAAATGAATGGTCGACTTGTACCGAAGAAACACCCCAAACCCTTCAAACGCGCAAAAAGCTACTTTACCTTCCTGGATGGGAAGATGTATTTTATGCTACATACCAATCAGACTCATTTTGAATCAAACATCCATCAGAAAATTGATGAGAAGATGTTCAAGGAATATTATCAGGACATTAACCGGGCCATGCAGCTTGTTGATGACTTGAACTTAAACTTACGTATTTGGAATAAATGAAACGAAATGACCTGAATACTCGTATAAGGAGGAAGCATGAGTAGCCTACAGTTTAAAGACGACTATATGCTTGAGCGTTTCTCTAAGTCGCCCGAGGAGTTTGAGGCATTTTACGATCAGGAATTAAAACAGATCGTCAAAGAGCTTGAAGCTGAGAGAATGAAGATGGTTGATCCATTTAAAAAGCTTGTTAAGAAGTATTGGATTCCTGCCCTTCTTGTAGCGATTGTCATGGCTATTATTGATTTTTCTTTTCTTCTGATCCTTCCAGTTGGTCTCTTTGCACTCGCTCCAATGGTTAAAAAGAGATACGATGCATTCAACAGAAAGCGAGATGCCCTTGCCTCTCGTTTAAAAGAAGAAGTGCTAGGAAAAACCGTTCGATTTATGCATTCATCCTTTGCGTATAGATCAAACAGTGGCGTCTCCCGCTACAAATTTATTAATGCTCATATTTTTGCGGATGAGTTTTCAACCTACAAGAGCAGCGACTATATAGTTGGCCGAATAGGAAATGAAGAGTCAGGTACGGAGGTTGAACTGTCTGAGGTAACGGCAGAGAAGGTCATGGTCTCTAGAGATCGAGAGGGTAACCTCGAC comes from the Alkalihalobacillus sp. FSL W8-0930 genome and includes:
- a CDS encoding SDR family oxidoreductase; this translates as MNRKVAIVTGANSGMGLATSVAIANQDIHVIMLCRNEERGKEALKKAEQQLTKGSVELQLCDLASFDDIRSYAKRFLESQQPLDMFVANAGVVSTKRQETADGYESMLGVNHLGHFLLIQLLLGRIKESSDGRIVIVSSGAHKWGKLDFNNLQLHSGFNVMKGYGQSKLANVLFARKLAKELLGTSVTVNALHPGAVATNLGVNRDTGFGKTIHRMLKPFFLTPEQGSKTAVYLATSSELDGVTGKYFIKEQPAYISKRAADDELAQKLWDWSMEETGLTKVNK
- a CDS encoding VanZ family protein, which codes for MTTTIKRNWMVLFLFFYLLLTLYFLFFGFGRLNLSRSMSYNLFLEPIPLAFPNGSTFFIWLFNMGNFLAFIPFGVMIPLLFRSTYSKFILLFILSITIVELVQLLSGLGAFDINDIIINTLGASIGYLSQRIIPKHHKRTSKDTIKIFISAVVTSLLTISLVSTFNDYLEREGPYIPLSEAPDLHFNLKLEDHYRFTENIATIEFLDTHYDELRGSATLANMDKLPERIDLSFIATEEEIYSISFLSDNYETEDTTFQLPIAGISELEIRVTDETGESIPFAVILKDIELSEMNMGQNIFYELNKGISSILN
- a CDS encoding DUF3137 domain-containing protein, whose product is MKQFQDAYDLERFSKSEEEFEAFYKDDLHHLAEELEEKRLQLLRAHRRPYWILLMLTIAAAVYIYYFLEWTYFLAIPGAWIFYCLFFGISKEMKFQKEERLLKSQIKEELLKKTIHFMNPNFVYKPTYFVASKHFVDAHIFADAFDYYGGNDFVEGDVGEGNERTRLFFSEVTADKLVTYEHRKRVRRWREAAFQGLFFVADFNKEFEGLTTIVPKERRPSWFSRFFTKRDEEILKEMETMDLEFDKTFTVKTTDETKARYILTPAFKKRLMEFASQQRSNKSNAKYRKKEAARQGMNQMNGRLVPKKHPKPFKRAKSYFTFLDGKMYFMLHTNQTHFESNIHQKIDEKMFKEYYQDINRAMQLVDDLNLNLRIWNK